The window CACACAGATTTCATGGCCATCTACCCCCACTCCTGTGCAGAAAGCAGACTCACTTCATGGTTCTGAGGTCCAACCTGGCCTCATGCATCCCAAGGCTGGCCCTGGGAAGCAGCGTGACCATGACACTCGCCCACCCTGCATAGAAGAGGTGGTCAGATGCCAcagggccagcagtgtgcagcaAAACCAGCAACATGTCCAGGTCCAGCAGGCTGCTCCCACCCATCCTCCAGCGGTGCCTAAATTCCAGTCCACAAAACTGGAGGCACAAAAGGAGACCCAGGAGACCCAGGAGACCTTGGACtgcttccccccaaaaaagaaagaggagcagAAACAGGGCCTGCCAGCTGATGTGGACAAGCCTTCAAAAGACCCTGCCTCTGCTTCAAAAATATCTAAGCGAGCAGAAAAGCCTACTTTGAAGGTGATTCCCATGGTGCGGGAAATGCCCTGTGTGGACAAGACCGTGGAAAGACATCTGGAGGGGCCTGATAtacaaaagaagataaaaagatTCTTCAGGATGACAAGAAAGTTCCTGGCTTCCATGAAGAGATTTTTCAGCTACATCCAGGGGCAAAAAGACTCTCAGACTGAGGCTCCACAGAGGAACACCAGGCAGCGCCACTGCTCACCCTTCCAGCACTTTCAGCAGCACGCTCACACCACAAAGTCGGCAGTGCAGCTGTCAGAGCAGACCCCTGGCCCTCAGCAAGAGGCAGCAGCCCCCAAGGACAAATTCACCCAGGGGATGAAGGAGCCTGTCCACTCTGTGCCAGCAACTATTCCGAAAGTGGCACAAGGGATGAAGCCTCAGGACGGTGGGGACAAACCCCGACAGAAGACGGGGTGTGGAGGAAGAGCCAACGGCAGCAGCACGACCAGCAAGATGACCCTGCCTGGCACCAGCAAGAAGAACCGGGGccctggggcagcagggctTGTTTGCAGTCCTTCCCCTTCCACACAGGCAGAGCAGGCATCGCCACAGAGCAAGGGAGCTCCACGGGGTCAATCAGATAAGAAGGGTGATGGCCCCAGCATCTCCGCTacgggggacatggggacaccagCACCTCCAAGAAGAAGGCGCCCACGGAGAAAACACAGCTTCAGTGGGGACAGACCCTCAGCTCTGCCACGACCTCCACACCACGTTTGGATTGCTCTTGATATGCCCCACATGACAAAGGTCCCTGCAGCACGAAAAGAATGCCGCAAAGCCAAACAAAATGATAAAGATCTGGAGAAGCAGGTGCAGGCTTCACAGTCGAAGCAACTCCCAGACAATGCGGGGCAACCAAGGGTGGATACAGCAGCAGAGGGCACTGGGGCTGTGCCACGCAGAAGACACAGAAGGGCACGGAAGGACAAGGGATGCTCCCAGGACAGATCTGTCTTCGCAAGACTCCGCCCTAAGTGCATCAAAGCCACCTTGGTCCCAAAGGAGAGAATCTGGAGGTGCCGTTCCCCTGAGGCTTTCAGAGGCAGCATGGGCTGCCAAGCTCCCTGGAGGTCAGTGTGACAGAATCATAACCTCATAGAATAAGAGAATAGCTTGgtttggaaggggccttaaagatcatcctattccaagccccctgccatgggcagggatgccacccactagatccggttgcccagggcctcatccagtCTGCCCTTGAACATCTGTAGGGTTGGGGTatctacaacttctctgggcaacctgtgccagtgcctcaccaccctctgagagaaaaatttcctcctaagGTCTAGTCTAAATCTTTTAATTTAAGACCATTCTCCCTTGCTCTATCGCTATCCACACAAGTTAAGAGCCTTTCCCCATCTGTTTTATAACACCCCTTCAAGTATGAAATGGTCATAATGAGGTCTcccttgagccttctcttcttcaggctgaacatccccagctctcagcctttcttcataggagaagtgctccagccctctgatcatctttgtagccctccccTGGACCTGCTCgaccagccccacatccttcttgtgctgggggccccagacctagGCACAGTGCTCCAaatggggcctcacaagggcagagcagagggggacagtcacctccctgcacctgctggccactgctCTGCTGACGGAACcacaggacacagttggccttctgggctgcaagcacacactgctggcgcatgttgagcttctcacccaccagaacccccaagtccttctccctggggctgctctcaatgagttctctCAGTCCATCCTCaagtctgggattgccctgacccaggtgcagcaccatGCGTTGAACctcttgttgaacctcataagGCTTCTGTGGGCCCACTTCTTTAGGCTGTctaggtccctttggatggcatcccttccttctgttgtatcaactgcaccactcagcttggtgtcatctgcaaacttgctgagggtggactcgatcccactgtctatgtcactgataaacatataaaacagtgctggtcccaggacagactCCTGAGGAACACTGCTCGTCACcagtctccacctggacattgaccaccactctggGTGCAACCTTCAAGCCAACTCCTTGTTCTCTAAATGGTCTACCCATCAAATCCATgcctctccaatttggagaccaggatgtcatgCTGAACCGTGGcaaaagccttacagaagtccaagtagatgacgTCAGTCAGTCCTCCCTTGTCAGCTGATGCAGacactccatcacagaaggccagCAGATTCGTAAGGCATggtttgcccttggtgaagctcTGCTGGCTGTTACAGATCACCTTCTTGTCGTGCATGAGCCTTCACATTGCCTCCAGGAAGATTCattccatgatcttcccaggcacatACATGAGGCTCACAAGTGTGTAGCTCCCCAGGtcttcttttcacagaatcacagaatcacagaatctctaggttggaagagacctcaagatcatcgtgtccaacctctaacctaacactaacagtccccactaaaccatatccctaagctctacatctaaacgtcttttgaagacttccagggatggtgactccaccacctccctgggcagcccgttccagtgcctaacaaccctttcagtaaagaaattcttcctaacatctaacctaaaactcccctggcgcaactttagcccattccccctcgtcctgtcaccaggcacatgggagaacaggccaacccccacctcactacagcctcctttaaggtatctgtagagtgcgataaggtcgcccctgagcctcctcttctccaggttgaacaagcccagctccttcagccgctcctcgtaggacttgttctccaggccactcaccagcttcgtcgcccttctttggacctgctcaagcacctcgatgtccttcttgtagcgacgggcccaaaactgaacacagtactcaaggtgcggcctcaccagagccgagtacagggggacgatcacctccctagccctgctggccacactgtttttgatacaagccaggatgccattggccttcttggccacctgagcacactgctggctcatattcagccgactgtccaccatcactcccaggtccttctctgcctggcagctctccaaccattcgtCTCCcggcctgtagctctgcttggggttattgcgccccaggtgcaggacccggcacttggccttgttaacgtcatgcagttgacctcagcccatcggtgcagcctatccagatcctcctgcagagccttcctaccctcgagcagatcgacacacgcacctaacttggtgtcatctgcgaacttactgagggtgcactcaatgccgtcgtccagatcattgatgaagatgttaaagaggaccggccccagcaccgagccctgggggacgccactagtgactggcctccaactggacttctACCCCTTTTTCTAccccttttaaaattttaaaaactttccctttttccattcactgtGGGCTTCACCTCACTGTCATGATTTTTCACATATGATGGAGCCAATTCCTTCGGGACCCTAGGATGCGtgtcatcaggccccatagacttgtcgTAGTTAAGTTGCATCAGGAGGTCCCAAACCTGCTCTTCCTTACAGCTGGAAGGACtctgcttccccagcccctgcctaaAGATCTGGGGACACAAGGGATGTGGGAAGCATGACCACTAGTGTAGattgaggcaaagaagttgctaagtacctctgccttctccacaTCTGTTGTTAGCAGTTCTCCATCTTCATCAGCCAGAGGCGCTACACTCTCCCTAGTCCTTCTTCTGTGGCCAAAGTACCTGTAGAATCCCTTtatgttattctttgcatctctTGCCAAGTTCAGTTCTGtcagtgccttggctttcctgatcccatccctgcacatccagagAGAATTACTGTACTCTTTCCAGGGCACAAAGCCCTCTTTCCATCGTCTACGTGTTTCCTTCTTTTGCCTAAGCTTTACCAGCAGATCCTTATTCAACCATGGCGGTTTCCTGCCTTCCTGGTTTGATGTGTTACAAATGGGAATACAGAGCTCTTGCACTCCAGGGAAGATATCCTTaaagagttgccagctctgATCAGATCCTCTGACCAGCTGGGGTATGGTCACTGCAACCTAGGCTTCCTCCAATCTTAACTTCTTTAATAAGCTCCTTCTTCActggtgagcaccaggtccagtaACACTTCTCCGctggttggtttgtctaataTGTGGAATAGGAACTAGTCCTCAGTGGACTCCAGAAGTCTCCTGGATTGCTTACTGCCTGCCATGCGGCTTTCCCAGCAAACATAGGTGTGATTGAGATCCCCCAGGAGGATGAGAGACTGTGAGCATGATGCTTCCTGATCATCTAGctccactcccctgccatgggtcTCTAAGGTCTCGAAACCGCTCTTCACTTATAGTGGGTGGGACTTTGATCCCCCCCCAACCTCCATCTGCGGGTTCAGGGAAACAAAAGACTTGAGAAGCCTGTCTTTCAGTGAAGacggaggcaaagaagttgttgaaTACCTCTGCTTTCTCCATGTCTATTGTCACCAGAAGTTGAGATGACAGAGGTCCCAGTGCCCGTTCTTCCGTATGCACTAGGACAGGCAGTGTGAGCCTGGGAATAGCAGACAGATGCCTTCTTGCTGTGGAAAGGGGTGGGCTCATCTCCAAAGTCCCTGCCTCTCTGTTTCAAGGAGGATCACGGTTGTGCCTAGGAGATAACCCCAAACCCCTTGGAAGGTGCTGGGATCAGAGTCCTGAGCTCTGGGGCTCACTAGGAGCTCTACATGCCCAAGCACTTACTGAGGCAAGAAAACAGACAAGAAGGTGGACATGAGCAGGAACCCTAAGTGGGAGGAAGAGGGCAGTGACAGCTGGCAGAGAGGAGTGATAAAGAAGAGATCTTGCAGATCTCACTCCATTTCACTAAGTGTTTAAATGTTTATCACCTTTACTTCCCAATACGCAAACCAATAGTTGGATGTCTAAGATTCAGTGAATTTCCCCAAGctgagtcacagaatcacagactagtttgaggttggcagggacctctggagctCATCTGGTTCAgtgtccctgctccagcagacacccagagcagggtgcccagcaccacatccaggcggcttttgaaggtctccaaggaggagaccccacagcccctgggcaaCCAGTGCCAGTGCTCGGTCACCCTCGTatccagtactgacccctggagTATGCCGCTAGTTAATGGCCTCCACCTAGACTTTGTACCACTGATCACCAGCCACCCTTGTGGGCTCGACCATTCTACCGTTTTTCAGTGCACCCCACTGACTGACCATCCAGCCCATACATCTACAGCTTGTCTGCAAGCTTATTGAGTTGCTCAAGCAGGACTTCCCTTTGGTGAATCCCTGTCATCTTCTTCGCCCATGAATGGTAGTCAGGGAGCGATCGCCTTGCCTGCATTTCAGCCACATGTTTTCTTGCTCTTTATCTTCCTAGTTGGCCCTACCTAGTGAGAAGCCAGAGGTCTTGTAGGGCCCTGCGCAGGGCCAGCTCTTGGCACTGGGGTGGGTTGGCCATGGCCCCACTGCACTGAGCTGTCCTGGCTGGCAGGGCTAGATGCTGCCTGGTGCTCGGGTGAAGGTCACCTCCTCGGGTTTAGCTCAGCTTGGGGAGGGCCACCTCATCCCCGCTGTCCCTGCAGCACAAACATTGCCATGGCTGCGCGCTGCTGTCAGCACAGCTGGTGAGGGATGACGACCCCACGTCAACGCGCATCCCAGAGGGCGGTGGTTATGGTCATATAAGTGGGGCTGAGTGAGGCTGGCTGCCATTTTGCCGATGAGCTGACAAGCAAAGAGGGACAAGCTTGAGCTGGGAAGGTGGATCAGGGAGAGGGgtcagcagggcagcagctgccctctGCCCCTTTGCAGATGTCCCCCACCGAGCATGCAAATGAGGATGAATTGTCTGAACTAGCCAAACTGTTCAGCAAGAACTTTGAGGACCTCAGCAGATACACGGAAATGTGAGGCCactgaggaggggatggggatgagaaCAGGGACAGGGTTTGGGGGCATGGGTGAGTGCAATGGCTTGTGGGGGCACAGGGAAATTTGCGAACTAAAATCCATGGAGCAATGCCCTTGCAGAAGGATTTACCGCTGAGGCACAGAGATAGCAGTGTCCCCTCTCTTTCTGGGCCAGATGGAGTTTCTGTGCCCAGCCGGCAGAGAGGGAGCCTTGGGCAAGGGACCACAGGGTCTCTTGGGGGACCCCAGAGAAATGACACAGCCTGCCAGCTCCTTCGGGATAGAGGGAGAGTCCCAGGGTGCTCAGGAGTGCTTGGCTTAGCATTCCCAtcatcttccttctccttctcctcctcacaCAGGCTTGACTTGAAGTTGCCAGAGGACAGCGGTGAGTTTCTCACTTCTGACACAGAGAGTGATACCAGCTGCTCTTCAAGAACATCTCTGGACTCTTGGCGCACCATCTCCTGCACTACCGTCACGGAGGATGAAACCAGACAGATTTCACAGGCATCTATCCCCGCTCCTATTCAGAAAGCAGTCTCACTTCATGCTCGCCCACCCTGCACTAAAGAAGTGGTGGTCAGATGCCACAGGGccagcagtgagaaacaaaagcagacTCAGGAGACCCAGGAGACCCTGGACtgcttccccccaaaaaagaaagaggagcagAAACTGGGCCTGCCAGCTGATGTGGACAAGCCTTCAAAAGACCCTGCCTCtgcttcaaaaataactaaGCAAGCAGAAAAGCCTACTTTGAAGGTGATTCCCATGGTGCGGGAAATGCCCTGTGTGGACAAGACCGTGGATGGACATCTGGAGGGGCCTGAAATACAAAAGGAGATAAAAAGATTCTTCAGGGTACCAAGAAAGTTCCTGGATTCCATGAAGAGATTTTTCAGCTACATCCAGGGGCAAAAAGACTCTCAGACTCTCAGACTGAGGCTCCACAGAGGAACACCAGGCAGCACCACCCTTTTGGCGCTTTCAGCAGCATGCTCACACCACAAAGTCGGCAGTGCAGCTGTCAGAGCAGACCCCTGGCCCTCAGCAAGAGGCAGCAGCCCCTAAGGACGCATTGACCCACGGGTCATTACCATAACAAGAACCAAAAGAACCACAAAAAACGTTTAACTCCGGGagcccccatcccctgccctgtCTGGCCACGCGCTTCCCCTTACTGGTCCAAGGTTCAGCAGGACCCAGCAGGGCACGGATCCAGCAAGCAGAAGATTTCTGCCAGCCCCACGATGGAGCGGGGGCTCTCTCAATAAACATGTCAGTGGAAGCAAGCTCACGCGCAAGTGCCTCTAATTTCCTGGGGAAGCGCTGTGGCTCCCCTGCTCACTGCTAGGCCCTCCTTGCatgggcaaggctggcagctcTGTTGGCTGCTTCTGTGGGGACGAGTGGGATGGGGGTGTCCTTCCCCTGAGGCTTTCAGAGGCAGCACGGGCTGCCAAGCTCCCTGGAGGTCAGTGTGACAGAATCATAACCTCATAGAATAAGAGAATAGCTTGGTTTGGAAAGGGCATTAAAGATCATCCtattccaagccccctgccatgggcagggatgccacccactagatccggttgcccagggcctcatccagtCTGCCCTTGAACATCTGTAGGGTTGGGGTatctacaacttctctgggcaacctgtgccagtgcctcaccaccctctgagagaaaaatttcctcctaagGTCTAGTCTAAATCTTTTAATTTAAGACCATTCTCCCTTGCTCTATCGCTATCCACACAAGTTAAGAGCCTTTCCCCATCTGTTTTGTAACACCCCTTCAAGTATGAAATGGTCATAATGAGGTCTcccttgagccttctcttcttcaggctgaacatccccagctctcagcctttcttcataggagaagtgctccagccctctgatcatctttgtagccctcctctggactcactctaacagGTTCACATTTGTTGTGCTGGGTCCCCAGAGCTGGGTGCATTGCTCCAaatggggcctcacaagggcagagcagagggggacagtcacctccctgcacctgctggc is drawn from Anas platyrhynchos isolate ZD024472 breed Pekin duck chromosome 3, IASCAAS_PekinDuck_T2T, whole genome shotgun sequence and contains these coding sequences:
- the LOC113843336 gene encoding uncharacterized protein, whose translation is MADMWGMSFFPSPEAFWAFYSFLWLLLMAVACYFLMPGAKPQEGRKTRHHCRRHQENRRVWTLHNSSWCKRNQCPEHAKVDGVQELAKLFSRNLEDFNKCMEMLDLELPEDSRESTTSDIESDTSCSSVMSLDSWHTISCTSIMENKSTQISWPSTPTPVQKADSLHGSEVQPGLMHPKAGPGKQRDHDTRPPCIEEVVRCHRASSVQQNQQHVQVQQAAPTHPPAVPKFQSTKLEAQKETQETQETLDCFPPKKKEEQKQGLPADVDKPSKDPASASKISKRAEKPTLKVIPMVREMPCVDKTVERHLEGPDIQKKIKRFFRMTRKFLASMKRFFSYIQGQKDSQTEAPQRNTRQRHCSPFQHFQQHAHTTKSAVQLSEQTPGPQQEAAAPKDKFTQGMKEPVHSVPATIPKVAQGMKPQDGGDKPRQKTGCGGRANGSSTTSKMTLPGTSKKNRGPGAAGLVCSPSPSTQAEQASPQSKGAPRGQSDKKGDGPSISATGDMGTPAPPRRRRPRRKHSFSGDRPSALPRPPHHVWIALDMPHMTKVPAARKECRKAKQNDKDLEKQVQASQSKQLPDNAGQPRVDTAAEGTGAVPRRRHRRARKDKGCSQDRSVFARLRPKCIKATLVPKERIWRCRSPEAFRGSMGCQAPWRLDLKLPEDSGEFLTSDTESDTSCSSRTSLDSWRTISCTTVTEDETRQISQASIPAPIQKAVSLHARPPCTKEVVVRCHRASSEKQKQTQETQETLDCFPPKKKEEQKLGLPADVDKPSKDPASASKITKQAEKPTLKVIPMVREMPCVDKTVDGHLEGPEIQKEIKRFFRVPRKFLDSMKRFFSYIQGQKDSQTLRLRLHRGTPGSTTLLALSAACSHHKVGSAAVRADPWPSARGSSP